The following DNA comes from Nicotiana sylvestris chromosome 10, ASM39365v2, whole genome shotgun sequence.
tgtcaacaagtaaagatagaacatcagaaacccggtggattgcttcaaaatatagagattccgacctggaagtgggaggtgattaatatggacttcattattggattacctcgctcttatcataagtttgactccatctgggtgataattgatcgacttacaaaatgtgcccattttctgccagtgaagacaacttacacggctgaagattatgcgaagttgtatatcaaggagattgttaggcttcatggtgtgcccatatctattatatcagaccgaggagctcaatttacggctaacttttggaggtctttccagaagggtttaggcacacaggtaaatctcagcactgcatttcatccgcagactgacggacaggctgaacgtaccattcagacactggaagatatgctacgagcatgtgttctagattttaaggggaattgggatgatcatcttccactcatagaattcgcctataacaatagctaccattccagtattaaaatggccccatacgaggcactatacgggaggagatgtagatcaccagttggatggttcgaagtcggtgaaacagaattatatgggccagatttgattcaccaagctattgagaaggtgaaagtgatacaggagcgattgaggacggcacaaagcaggcaaaaatcttattctgatgtccgacgtcgtgatctagagtttgaggttggtgattgggttttcctgaggatctcaccaatgaagggtattatgcgttttgggaagaaaggtaagctgagtccaaggtatatcgggccgtataaaattcttcgacggattggacaggttgcttatgagttagaattgccatccgaattggaatttgtccacccggtattccatgtatctatgttgagaaaatgtattggagacccttctcgagtcgtccctatcaaagatgtacaagttacagaggacctatcatatgaagaagtgccagtggcgatattagatcggcaagtccgcaagctgagaacaaaagatgtagcttccgtcaaagtattgtggaggaacaaaaatatggaagaaatgacatgggaagcagaagaggagatgaagtctaaatacccttacttattccagaatgaagataacaaggatgctggtggaagacaggatacattggaaggtgaaacggctctatgaggtaagcaataatttgagaatactcctccttaatacaaaatggtgatatgtagataatgtaaatacgcataatgctttgtgtagccttgtgaagccatatgttgggcttaattacttgcaagttttgctagtgaccattttataggggaaaattgatcggaaatttccattggaatccacgatgatttaaactccccataaacccttacattcgaggacgaatgttcctaagggggggagggtgttacaacccatatccacatgtgttagttcatgccatatattagttaacataaatccaagaaggaattatctttgagatgataagaagtcaatcctattggtcttaagtgatacaagagtgtataagggtgattaaccagtattagaagttaaacgaatcaaggatgttgtaactcgtattttcaggtaatctagcggtgcttaatacactcaagaggtcatttattaaggtattttaatcatataatatccgtatcataagtcttgaagtcaaacgagttatgaaacaaaagtcgacaaaagttgtcgcaacttaggttcataattttacttaaacattaggtcaaatgtttctaatattttctcataatttacaaggaattacggggtgatctatcaaccaaattaaatatctatgagtctagtttccaacgcattaaaccgttcatcgatacgatctcagagtagagagatattcacgttttcgcaagactgcgccaagcacctttctatggggcccactaaggcggtttaagatatttggacctatataggatgcctccaacccgttttaagtcatttcttctcactattttcagaccttagaaccctaggaacatcctctcaaggttctctcaagattcaagacccaaaaaagggcaaacaacacaaatcaagtgtcgggaattccgtggcgctagtaagtctcttgttcttcttgttgttgctcatttttgtgtcgttccagctcgtgtgggaggttgttttaaagggtttatgttctgtaaatactccctcatgttcttaatatcaatcctaggtgatttcaagccttctaaagtgattctagtgccgaaaaacactaattgatcgctagtttcgcttttttgttgttgtggcagcattggagggatatttcatggaaatttaaggtcaaattggagttgttatttctgtataaaggtaaggaacctcttactctatatgtatttaagattatccaagttgcggctaagccattgaagctagaacttgtgagatatatatcgaaaggcttggtagtaatgttattgttttgtggactgttttgcgttgttgttgggctgcgtattttactactatcttgtggagttttggaggaggaagggtgtggagaaacaccatatatatgtagggttatgggctgatagttattcgtaacatttccaggttgtttgacacgactacggtggtcgtcgtatgtatggagtgattaggctatgtgtggactattttgggaggctcaatatgtttattattgatgttgtttgggctgtttggtgactgttttgaatggtgtgaggtcatatatataggggaggtgttgtccgtttcatcgtaaaataggttgtggtcgatacataatagttatgacgcttaaatgataacgatagtatcgtttctcttattgtagactaaggagttttgacaattgcatagcttgagattggggaagtatatacaaggtatgtgaggctatccctttccttcttttgcacgactccgattgtacataatgtaatgaacgagcttccaaagatactctactcttagaagctagcagtacttacattgttttccctcttatggaacgattgatgttaatgttgcttctcttattcttatgttatcaatgttgttggtacttcctgattcttataaggttcatagtgaagagttagtcctaataacgtgtacagaggataccgaccttacgtcactctgaaaggtttagaatgtgattccatgagtcgagcatgcattatatatatgtatctattttactctaccgagccacgctatagttggccgggtacggcacctattgtgcaaccactgatcagttgggttttaccgagctccacgtggccgggtacgattctaccgagcctattatggccgggtacgatatgatgatgatgatgcccacagaggcgaatgctttaaaggtttatgtatttatacatatgtatcatgcatttcatgtaagtagccctcagaggtactaagatgttacaggttgtatattctctatccttgcttacattactgatcgtatttatggttccttgccttacatactcagtactttattcgtactgacgtccttttatttgtggacgttgcatgtcgtgctgcaggtcctgatagacaggcaggtgcagctcccccaccacagtaggctgtccagttcagcggtgattggcgagatcccttctccggacttgccttggtcttggtatgcatttttgttatagacattatgggtatgtcggggccctgttccggctatgttgcagcacttatgttcctttagaggctcatagacaggtgtcgactcatgtatagtttggtatgccttgtcggctagtttttgttgtatagtctttcatagtagcgtggtagctcataccttatatgtagtttcttgattgtctggtcatcccctgctttgtatattcatgccgtcatattttattgttggttgtccatgatccaggtctaccatttatattgatctcgtcagccctaaaagataataatgaaggttagatgaaatgtacgttggtgctcgacaagtgtggtcgggtgctagtcatggccctccagtttgggtcgtgacaataaatcTCTCAACTTTCCTTCAGCCAAGTACTTCAAATTATATCCGAATTAATTTCACATTTAACTTCATATCTAAATTCTGGAATCAAAATGCACAACTCTATAGTAAACTTGAATATAATACCAAGATGCACATCAAACAAGGATTACAACTATCATTAAAATTGACATGAATCAAGTCAGCTCAATAAAATCGGTAGCTTATAGCCCGAATTTAATAAGACATggccaaacaacaacaacaacaacaacccagtgaaatcccattagtggggtctggggagggtagtatgtatgcagaccttacccctatccgaAGGGGTAGAGATGCTATTTCCGAATGACCttcggctcaagaagacaaaaagacaaaaggagacaatatcaGTATTATCACAGAAATCATAAGAAAATATaagaaaaataggaacaacataAAATCTAGAAGAAAGTTGCAAAACAAAAGCGATAACTAGTAAATAGGACCGACACTAAAAAAGTTATAGAAAGACACGACATTGCCACCCGTTACCTAGACAAAACCCTACAAGACTACTCTAGCAACGGAACGAACTAATGCAAGACCCAACTACCTCCTAAACTataaccctaatactcgacctccacatcttcctatcaagtgtcatgtcctcgaaaatctgaagcctcgccatgtcctgcctgatcacctctctccaatacttcttaggccgccctctaccccTTCTCATGCCCTCCACAACTAGCCGGTCACGCCTCCTTAtcggagcatctgggcttctcctctgtaTATGCCCAAACCAtttgagcctcgcttcccgcatcttgtcatcaatgagagCCACgcgcaccttctcccgaatatcatcattcctaatcttgtccaTCCTAGTTTGCCCGTACATCCACCTCAATATCCTCATttcagctactttcatcttctggatatatGAGTTTTAACAGTCCAACACTCAGCCCCGTATatcatggccggtctaactaCCGCTTTATAAagcttacctttgagtatcggtaGCACTCGCTTGTCATacaggactccagatgctaacctccagttcatccatcctaccctaatacggtgtgtgacatcctcgtcgatcttccctcccccctggataaccgacccaaAGTACTTGAAGCTGCATCTACTAGGTATGACCTGTGAGTCAAGCCTCACTCCACGCCCACTTCCCCCGGCTcagcgctgaacttacactccaggtattccgtcttcgtcctgctcagcttgaaacccttagactcaagagcatgtctccaaacctctagcttCTTGTTAACACCGGTACacgactcatcaatcagaactatgtcatcgggAATAACATGCActatggcacctccccttgaatatggcgTGTCAGCGCGTCCATCACCAGGGCGAATAAGAACGGACTAAGCGATGAGCCTTGGTGTAATTAACAATCAAAAAATTCTTAGAGTCGCCTCCTattgtcctaacccgagtcttagccccatcatacatgtctttaatcgcTATAATGTAGGGAACCGACACACCTTTAACCTCCAAGCATCTccaaagaacttccttaggtctctaagtcaataaacaccatgtgctgGTCCTTCTtcctatctctgtactgttccaccaaccgCCTAACAAGGTATATAACTTCTGTAGTAGAATGACCCGGCATAAACTCGAAATGGTTTTCGGATACAGACACCGACATCCTCACCCTCGCTTCAACTACCCTCTCACACAATTTTATGGTGTGACtaagtaatttgatacccctataattattacaactctagatatcacctttgttcttatacagtggaaccatcgtactccacctccactcatctAGCATCCTCTTTGCCTTAAAATAACATTGAACGACCCAGTCAACCACTCCAGTCCTGCTCTCCCCACACACTTCAAAATTTTCACCGGTATCTCATCGCCTGATCGCTCTTcccctactcatcttactcaTAGCTCTCACTACCTCCTCAACCTTGATACGCCTGCAGTACCCAAAATTACGATGACTCTCGGAATGCTCCAATTCACCTAGCACAATATCCCGATCTCCTtcttcattcagaagtttatgaaagtaagtttgccatctcctcttaatctgggaaTCTTCCACAATACTGTATCATCGTCGTCCTTGATGCATCTCACTTGGTCTAAATCACGAGCCTTCCTCTATATCAACTTGGCCAGCCGGAacaacttcttctccccacctttctCCCCCAATTCCTCATACATACGACCATAAGCCGCAGTCTTAGCTTCCTTGACCGCCAACTTAACTTCCTttctagctaccttatacctcttCATGCTAACTCG
Coding sequences within:
- the LOC138879716 gene encoding uncharacterized protein, encoding MKVAEMRILRWMYGQTRMDKIRNDDIREKVRVALIDDKMREARLKWFGHIQRRSPDAPIRRRDRLVVEGMRRGRGRPKKYWREVIRQDMARLQIFEDMTLDRKMWRSSIRVIV